The DNA sequence ATCAGACCGCGGCTGTCGGTCGATCCGATGTACATACCGGGGCGCTTCCGCACGGCCTCGAGCCCCTCGAGGACGAGCAGGTGCCGCGCGGTGTAGTTGGAACCGTCCCGGTCTGCTCCTGCCAGCAGCGCTGTGGACGGCACGGACGTCTCGGCGGTCACGCGGTTCGCTCCTCGCTGAATTTCGAATGGGGCCCTCATGGGTAAGGGCGCGGCTTCAGTCACCGGTGAGAGGGTACCGAGGCCTGGTAGAGCCGTTGTAACGCCACCCTCGTCTGCGCCCACCCTAGACGAGAGTCGTATGCCTGTTCGATCCCTCGATGGAGTGAAGCACACATCACGTTCCCTTCCAGGCATGAACCATTTAGGCTCCGGGCACGTCCTCATGAACAACCGGCAACCCAGCCGGGAGGGCCGACCACCGATACGACGCGAATCCGTACGACACAGAGAAACGCACTACGGCACATTCGCCGCCAACCGGCAACAGCCACCCACTTCGGAAAGATTTTTTCGAGGAGAAGCCACGAGCGGGAACGTTTTGGGGCTGGTTGGATGTTGACCCTGGTACGACAGCTCGTCGAGCTAGAGAAGAGGCGACGTGACTACTGTTCTGACCCCCGCGAGCCCGCTGACGGCCGCCGATCGCTGCGACCGCTGCGGCGCCCAGGCATACCTGCGCGTCGTCCTGCTGAGCGGCGGAGAACTGCTCTTCTGCGCCCACCACGGCCGCAAGTTCGAGCCGGAACTCAAGAAGATCGCCGCTGAGATACAGGACGAGACGGAGCGGCTGACCGCCCCTCCGGCGA is a window from the Streptomyces capillispiralis genome containing:
- a CDS encoding DUF7455 domain-containing protein → MTTVLTPASPLTAADRCDRCGAQAYLRVVLLSGGELLFCAHHGRKFEPELKKIAAEIQDETERLTAPPATASEEER